One window from the genome of Chloroflexaceae bacterium encodes:
- a CDS encoding FAD-binding oxidoreductase, with protein MRTRDERISPFILPPSQVIADRSELLVYEVDGGLDRGSPDLVLMPERADEVARIVRWAASQRKPVVARGAGTGLSGGAVAERGGIIVEYSRMNRVLDFDVAGRMVTVEPGLINLTLDSLAKSKGLYYPPDPASGRSATLGGNIAENSGGPHCFKYGVTANYVTGLEVVLADGRQVRLGGRAFDYPEYDLTALLCGSEGTLGLITAAHLRLIANPPAVKTMMAAFPSVEAAGEAVSAVIAAGLVPATLEMMDQQIMRIINQFTTARLPEEAGAALIVEADGYPASVDPQIAEIEAILRAHGGFDLRVARTAEERETIWYGRKSAVGAMTRLAPAYYLVDVTVPRSKLAPMLAGVNQICAELGLRVGYVFHAGDGNLHPLILIENPRDRALMERVHLAGRRIVELGVSFDGSITGEHGVGIEKREYMPLMYSHDELAVMRDVKEVFDPAELLNPGKIFPAEVPPQPPVSHVEPALPASGVLQPASPAEAAAALRATCRRGRPVVISGAAEPPPPPAGRFVLSTAALRGITTLARDDLYVQAGAGTPLAELQAELAPLGMWVPAVAPYAGATIGGLVATNINAPLRMRYGAWRDLVLAATLALPDGRLIRVGRPVVKNVAGYDLPKLIVGAHGTLGLICDLTLKLAPLPRARASLAVPVRDLEQGLALGSRLAPSLVAASALLLGDAAALGLPEVDAPYALLYTAEGLAPDVSAELALVRDALSGQGAAPLELNGESGSERWAAWMGAALAADEPLVRLGVPPSALPDLLRAASATPGGLLADVPGGLLYLRGTNAWEGLATLAQRLGGYGVALAGAPAREAGRWRHTPQALDLMRALKARWNPGDCLNPGAFLV; from the coding sequence ATGCGCACCCGTGACGAACGAATCTCACCCTTCATCCTGCCGCCGTCCCAGGTGATTGCCGACCGCTCCGAGTTGCTGGTCTACGAGGTGGACGGCGGGCTGGATCGCGGCAGCCCGGACCTGGTGCTGATGCCCGAACGCGCCGACGAGGTGGCGCGGATCGTGCGCTGGGCCGCGAGCCAGCGGAAGCCGGTCGTCGCCCGCGGAGCCGGCACTGGCCTGTCGGGCGGCGCGGTGGCCGAACGGGGCGGGATCATCGTCGAGTACTCGCGGATGAACCGAGTCCTCGACTTCGACGTGGCCGGGCGCATGGTGACGGTCGAGCCGGGGTTGATCAATCTCACGCTCGACAGCCTGGCGAAGAGCAAGGGTCTCTACTATCCTCCCGATCCGGCCAGCGGGCGCTCAGCGACCCTGGGCGGCAACATTGCCGAGAACTCGGGTGGTCCCCACTGTTTCAAGTACGGCGTGACCGCCAACTATGTCACCGGTCTGGAGGTGGTGCTGGCCGACGGGCGGCAGGTGCGCCTGGGCGGGCGCGCGTTTGATTATCCCGAGTATGATCTGACAGCGCTGCTGTGCGGCAGCGAAGGCACCCTGGGGCTGATCACCGCAGCTCACCTGCGCCTGATTGCCAATCCCCCGGCGGTGAAGACCATGATGGCCGCCTTCCCCAGTGTCGAAGCGGCGGGCGAGGCCGTCTCAGCGGTGATTGCGGCAGGGTTGGTGCCGGCTACCCTGGAGATGATGGACCAGCAGATCATGCGCATCATCAACCAGTTCACCACTGCGCGCTTGCCTGAAGAGGCTGGAGCGGCCCTGATCGTCGAGGCCGACGGCTATCCGGCCAGCGTGGATCCGCAGATCGCCGAGATCGAAGCCATTCTGCGCGCCCATGGCGGCTTTGATCTGCGCGTCGCCCGCACCGCCGAGGAGCGTGAGACCATCTGGTACGGGCGCAAGAGCGCCGTGGGAGCGATGACCCGCCTGGCGCCGGCCTACTATCTGGTTGATGTCACTGTGCCGCGCAGCAAACTGGCGCCGATGCTGGCCGGCGTAAACCAGATCTGCGCCGAGCTGGGGCTGCGGGTGGGATATGTCTTCCACGCTGGCGATGGCAACCTGCACCCCCTGATCCTGATCGAGAACCCCCGTGACCGCGCATTGATGGAGCGGGTGCACCTGGCCGGGCGGCGCATCGTCGAACTGGGCGTGAGCTTCGACGGCAGCATCACTGGCGAGCACGGGGTGGGCATCGAGAAGCGCGAGTACATGCCCCTCATGTACAGCCACGACGAACTGGCGGTCATGCGTGACGTGAAGGAAGTCTTCGATCCCGCGGAATTGCTCAATCCCGGTAAAATCTTCCCGGCGGAGGTTCCGCCGCAACCGCCGGTGTCGCACGTGGAACCCGCATTGCCTGCCTCGGGGGTGCTCCAACCGGCTTCGCCCGCGGAGGCGGCGGCGGCGTTGCGCGCCACCTGCCGGCGCGGGCGCCCGGTGGTCATCAGCGGCGCCGCCGAACCGCCGCCGCCGCCCGCGGGGAGATTTGTGCTCTCTACCGCCGCCCTGCGCGGGATCACCACCCTGGCGCGCGACGATCTGTACGTGCAGGCGGGAGCGGGCACGCCGCTGGCCGAACTCCAGGCCGAGCTGGCGCCCCTGGGCATGTGGGTCCCCGCCGTCGCGCCATACGCCGGGGCCACCATCGGCGGGCTGGTGGCCACGAACATCAATGCGCCGCTTCGCATGCGCTACGGTGCCTGGCGCGACCTGGTGCTGGCGGCCACGCTGGCTCTGCCCGACGGGCGGCTCATCCGCGTAGGGCGCCCGGTGGTGAAGAACGTGGCCGGGTACGATCTGCCGAAGCTCATCGTGGGCGCCCACGGCACCCTGGGACTGATCTGCGATCTGACCCTGAAACTGGCCCCGCTGCCGCGCGCCCGCGCCAGTCTGGCCGTGCCCGTCCGCGACCTGGAGCAGGGCCTGGCCCTGGGGTCGCGCCTGGCGCCGAGCCTGGTAGCGGCCTCGGCGCTGCTCCTTGGCGACGCGGCCGCCCTGGGTCTGCCCGAGGTTGACGCGCCCTACGCCCTGCTCTACACCGCTGAAGGGCTGGCGCCCGACGTAAGCGCCGAACTGGCCCTGGTCCGCGACGCGCTGAGCGGGCAGGGCGCCGCGCCGCTGGAACTGAACGGGGAGAGCGGCAGCGAGCGCTGGGCGGCATGGATGGGTGCGGCCCTGGCCGCCGACGAACCGCTGGTCCGGCTGGGCGTGCCCCCCTCGGCGCTGCCGGACCTGCTTCGCGCCGCGAGCGCAACCCCCGGCGGCCTGCTGGCCGACGTGCCTGGCGGCCTGCTCTACCTGCGCGGGACGAATGCCTGGGAGGGACTGGCGACCCTGGCTCAGCGCCTCGGCGGCTACGGTGTGGCCCTGGCGGGTGCGCCAGCGCGCGAGGCCGGTCGCTGGCGTCACACGCCGCAGGCCCTCGACCTGATGCGCGCCCTGAAAGCTCGCTGGAACCCCGGCGACTGCCTGAACCCCGGGGCATTTCTGGTATAA
- a CDS encoding glutamine amidotransferase, with protein MAIKQPHMTYHLRLAHLYSSHMNVYGDRGNVIALKQRCAWRGIELSVSLIEPGMTVDWSDFDLAFFGGGQDSGQALIARDLLERQGAGLRAAIEDGLVLLAICGGYQLLGHYFLTHTGERLPGLGALDVYTIGGKRRLIGNIVVEARLGEGAPVRLVGFENHSGRTYHGAGVQSLGRVLVGHGDNGEDGVGGAVYRNTFGCYLHGALLPKNPQFTDHLIGLALRRRYGPAATLAPLDATLELRAQRVMIERLV; from the coding sequence ATGGCTATCAAACAACCGCATATGACCTACCATTTGCGCCTGGCCCATCTCTACAGCTCGCACATGAACGTGTATGGCGATCGCGGCAATGTGATCGCCCTGAAGCAACGCTGCGCCTGGCGCGGCATCGAACTGAGCGTCTCCCTGATCGAGCCGGGCATGACGGTAGACTGGTCGGATTTCGACCTGGCCTTCTTCGGCGGAGGTCAGGACAGCGGCCAGGCCCTTATCGCGCGGGATCTGCTGGAGCGGCAGGGGGCGGGGCTGCGCGCGGCAATCGAGGACGGTCTGGTGCTGCTGGCGATCTGCGGGGGCTACCAGTTGCTCGGACACTACTTCCTGACCCACACCGGCGAACGTCTGCCCGGTCTGGGCGCGCTGGACGTGTACACTATCGGCGGCAAGCGGCGTCTGATCGGCAACATCGTGGTCGAGGCCCGGCTGGGCGAGGGGGCGCCGGTGCGCCTGGTCGGCTTCGAGAACCATAGTGGCCGCACCTACCACGGGGCGGGGGTGCAATCCCTGGGCCGGGTGCTGGTCGGGCACGGCGACAACGGCGAAGACGGCGTGGGCGGGGCGGTGTACCGCAATACGTTCGGCTGCTACCTGCATGGCGCGCTGCTGCCGAAGAACCCGCAGTTCACCGACCACCTGATCGGCCTGGCCCTGCGCCGGCGCTATGGCCCCGCTGCCACCCTGGCCCCGCTTGACGCCACGCTCGAATTGCGCGCCCAGCGGGTGATGATCGAACGGCTTGTATAA
- a CDS encoding glutamate-5-semialdehyde dehydrogenase, protein MSTDLERMGRQAKAAARALANLPTTAKDAALHAIADALLDQQEAILAANAEDVAAARASGTDAALIDRMLLTPARLASIASDTRHVAALPDPVGAVFDAVELPNGLRLHRRRTPLGVVGAIYEARPNVTVDIAALCLKTGNATILRGGSDISRSVATITAAIGSALERTGLPAAAVQSITDPDREVVRNLLRLDRYVDMIIPRGGAGLHRFCLENATIPVITGGIGVVHLFVERSADLERAVPLIHNAKVQRPSVCNALDTLLVERAIAPALLPAVADSLCPAGVELRCDPESLAILADHPMAQGWRVVSAGPDDYGTEFLSLVLSIKIVGGLDEAIDFIATYGSGHTEAILTEDRAAAARFTAEVDASAVFVNASTRFNDGGQFGLGAEVAISTQKLHWRGPMGLEALTTFKWIGEGDYIARS, encoded by the coding sequence ATGAGCACAGATCTCGAACGGATGGGGCGGCAGGCGAAGGCGGCGGCGCGGGCGCTGGCGAATCTGCCCACCACGGCGAAAGACGCGGCGCTCCACGCTATCGCCGATGCGCTGCTGGATCAGCAGGAGGCCATTCTTGCCGCCAACGCTGAAGATGTGGCCGCCGCACGCGCCAGCGGCACCGACGCGGCGCTGATTGACCGGATGTTGCTCACCCCCGCCCGGCTGGCCAGCATCGCCAGCGATACGCGCCACGTCGCCGCCCTGCCCGACCCGGTCGGGGCTGTCTTCGACGCGGTGGAACTGCCGAACGGTCTGCGCCTGCACAGGCGCCGCACGCCGCTCGGCGTCGTGGGCGCAATCTACGAGGCCCGCCCGAACGTCACGGTAGATATTGCCGCGCTCTGCCTGAAGACGGGGAATGCCACCATTCTGCGGGGGGGTAGCGACATCAGCCGCAGCGTGGCGACGATTACCGCGGCTATCGGCTCGGCCCTGGAGCGGACCGGGCTGCCCGCCGCGGCGGTGCAGAGCATCACCGATCCCGACCGCGAGGTGGTACGCAACCTGCTGCGGCTCGACCGCTACGTGGATATGATCATCCCCCGTGGGGGGGCCGGGTTGCATCGCTTCTGCCTGGAGAACGCCACCATCCCGGTGATCACCGGCGGGATTGGCGTGGTGCATCTCTTTGTTGAACGCAGCGCCGATCTGGAACGGGCCGTGCCGCTGATCCACAACGCCAAGGTTCAGCGCCCAAGCGTGTGTAACGCCCTCGATACGCTGCTGGTCGAGCGGGCGATCGCTCCGGCGCTGCTGCCGGCCGTGGCCGACAGCCTCTGTCCCGCCGGCGTGGAACTGCGCTGCGACCCGGAGAGTCTGGCCATCCTTGCCGACCATCCCATGGCCCAGGGCTGGCGCGTGGTTTCCGCCGGCCCCGATGACTACGGCACGGAGTTTCTGAGCCTGGTTCTTTCAATCAAAATCGTAGGCGGCCTTGATGAAGCGATTGACTTCATCGCCACCTATGGCTCCGGCCATACCGAGGCCATTCTGACCGAGGATCGCGCCGCGGCGGCGCGCTTCACCGCCGAGGTTGACGCCAGCGCCGTCTTCGTCAATGCCAGCACGCGCTTCAACGACGGCGGGCAGTTCGGTCTGGGGGCCGAGGTGGCCATCTCGACCCAGAAACTGCACTGGCGCGGGCCGATGGGCCTGGAGGCCCTGACAACGTTTAAGTGGATCGGCGAGGGGGACTATATTGCTCGCAGCTAA
- a CDS encoding amidohydrolase — protein MYDLIVRDADVLQFDGEAPVVLTRHSIAVSGGRIVRIAPQILDEPAQKTISARGMLAIPGLVNCHAHAAMSLFRGVVEDVPIEAWFNDYIWPMETNLTAEDVYWGALLGIAEMIEAGVTCVADHYFSMDAVARAVEESGIRANLAPTIFGGPDEMEQLAQAVDFVSRWNGAAGGRISAWLGPHSTYTCAPELLARVAGEARRLGVGIHIHLAETEAQVAQSRARYGKTPVALVRDAGILEAPTLAAHMAHPEADDVAILAAHGASVASTPRTEMKLGIGVAPVTALRAAGVTVGLGSDGAASNNNYDILEAARLLALLEKHRHGDAQVMPLGAALRLATSDGARAIGLGGVTGELREGLAADIALLRRNAPHVLPVHDPAANLLYSARADDVDTVIVAGRVLMRRRRLLTINRRQVLREAIRRATRLTRRSDERMALYPTLQG, from the coding sequence ATGTATGACCTGATTGTCCGCGATGCCGACGTGTTGCAATTCGATGGCGAAGCGCCGGTGGTGCTCACTCGCCACAGTATTGCTGTGAGCGGGGGACGAATCGTGCGCATCGCCCCGCAGATACTCGATGAGCCAGCGCAGAAGACCATCTCCGCCCGTGGTATGCTGGCGATCCCCGGTCTGGTCAACTGCCACGCCCACGCTGCGATGAGCCTGTTTCGCGGCGTGGTCGAGGATGTGCCTATCGAGGCGTGGTTTAACGACTATATCTGGCCGATGGAGACCAATCTCACCGCCGAGGATGTGTACTGGGGCGCGCTGCTGGGCATCGCGGAGATGATCGAAGCCGGGGTCACCTGCGTGGCCGATCACTATTTCTCGATGGATGCCGTAGCTCGCGCCGTCGAAGAGAGCGGCATTCGCGCCAATCTCGCGCCAACCATCTTCGGCGGGCCGGACGAGATGGAACAACTGGCACAGGCGGTTGATTTCGTGTCCCGCTGGAACGGCGCGGCTGGAGGACGTATCAGCGCCTGGCTTGGCCCGCACTCCACCTACACCTGTGCGCCTGAGCTTCTCGCTCGTGTCGCTGGCGAGGCTCGCCGTCTCGGGGTAGGCATCCACATCCATCTTGCAGAGACGGAGGCCCAGGTGGCGCAGAGCCGCGCCCGTTACGGCAAGACGCCCGTGGCTCTGGTCCGTGACGCCGGTATCCTGGAGGCGCCGACCCTTGCGGCGCACATGGCCCATCCCGAGGCCGACGACGTGGCCATTCTGGCGGCCCACGGCGCGAGTGTCGCCTCTACGCCCAGGACCGAGATGAAGCTCGGTATTGGCGTCGCCCCGGTGACCGCCTTGCGGGCCGCGGGGGTGACGGTGGGCCTGGGAAGCGACGGCGCCGCGAGCAACAACAACTACGATATTCTGGAGGCCGCCCGTCTCCTCGCCTTGCTGGAAAAGCACCGCCACGGCGATGCGCAGGTCATGCCCCTCGGCGCGGCCCTGCGTCTTGCCACCAGCGACGGCGCGCGGGCCATCGGCCTCGGCGGCGTGACTGGCGAATTGCGCGAGGGATTGGCCGCCGATATCGCGCTGCTTCGCCGCAATGCCCCCCACGTCCTGCCCGTGCACGACCCGGCGGCCAACCTGCTCTACAGCGCCCGCGCCGATGATGTGGACACGGTGATCGTCGCCGGTCGGGTGCTGATGCGCCGGCGCCGCCTGCTGACCATCAACCGCCGCCAGGTGCTGCGCGAAGCCATCCGCCGCGCCACCCGCCTGACGCGCCGCTCCGACGAGCGTATGGCTCTCTACCCGACGCTTCAGGGCTAG
- a CDS encoding NAD-dependent succinate-semialdehyde dehydrogenase, with protein sequence MTIDADTIAAELLGAATRGLLIGGAWQPTARTFPVTNPATGAQLAEVADGGVEETRAAIEAAAAAFPAWAATPAPARAAVLRRAAALMLERQERLATIMTLEQGKPLAEARGEVAYGASFLTWFAGEAERIYGMTIPASTPAKRLLLLRQPVGIAAMITPWNFPSAMITRKLGPALAAGCTAIVKPAEQTPLSALELGQIFLDAGLPAGVVNIVTCQDPVPFAETIFADERVRKVSFTGSTEVGKLLIRQSAETVKRLSLELGGNAPFIVFADADLESAVRGAMASKFRNAGQTCVCANRIFVERPIYERFAAAFAEQVAALRVGNGLDPATVIGPLIDAQARAKVERHVADALAGGATLLTGGGPYAEGRGGNFWTPTVLADVSAEMLVAREETFGPVAPLIPFDSEEEVLRQANATPYGLAAYCFTRDLGRAWRMAEGLEYGIVGINDPVPSTAQAPFGGYKQSGFGREGGPTGINEYLEEKYVSMVI encoded by the coding sequence ATGACGATTGACGCAGACACCATTGCCGCTGAGCTTCTGGGCGCCGCTACCCGGGGCCTGTTAATCGGCGGCGCCTGGCAACCCACGGCCAGGACCTTTCCCGTGACCAACCCCGCCACCGGCGCGCAGCTCGCCGAGGTGGCCGATGGGGGCGTCGAGGAGACCCGCGCGGCCATCGAGGCCGCGGCGGCGGCCTTCCCGGCCTGGGCGGCGACGCCGGCCCCGGCCCGCGCGGCAGTGCTGCGCCGGGCCGCCGCGCTTATGCTGGAGCGGCAGGAGCGCCTGGCGACGATTATGACCCTGGAGCAGGGCAAGCCCCTGGCCGAGGCCCGTGGCGAGGTCGCCTACGGCGCCAGTTTTCTCACCTGGTTCGCCGGCGAGGCCGAGCGCATCTATGGCATGACCATCCCCGCCAGCACGCCTGCTAAACGCCTGCTGCTGTTGCGGCAACCGGTGGGCATCGCCGCAATGATCACGCCGTGGAACTTTCCCAGCGCCATGATCACCCGCAAGCTCGGCCCGGCCCTGGCTGCAGGCTGCACGGCGATCGTTAAACCTGCCGAGCAGACGCCTCTCTCGGCCCTGGAACTGGGGCAGATCTTCCTCGACGCCGGACTGCCCGCAGGAGTGGTGAATATTGTAACCTGCCAGGACCCGGTGCCATTTGCGGAGACGATTTTCGCCGACGAGCGCGTGCGCAAGGTGAGCTTCACCGGCTCCACGGAGGTCGGCAAGTTGCTGATCCGCCAGTCGGCGGAGACGGTGAAGCGCCTCTCGCTCGAACTGGGGGGCAACGCGCCCTTCATCGTCTTCGCCGACGCCGACCTGGAAAGCGCGGTGCGCGGAGCGATGGCCTCCAAGTTCCGCAATGCCGGGCAGACCTGCGTGTGCGCCAACCGGATCTTCGTCGAGCGTCCGATCTACGAGCGTTTTGCCGCCGCCTTTGCCGAACAGGTGGCCGCGTTGCGCGTGGGCAACGGGCTGGACCCGGCCACAGTGATCGGCCCGCTGATTGACGCGCAGGCCCGCGCCAAGGTGGAGCGCCACGTTGCCGACGCCCTGGCCGGCGGCGCCACCCTGCTCACCGGCGGCGGCCCCTACGCCGAGGGGCGCGGCGGCAACTTCTGGACGCCCACGGTCCTCGCCGATGTCAGCGCGGAGATGCTGGTGGCCCGCGAGGAGACTTTCGGACCCGTGGCTCCACTGATCCCCTTCGACAGCGAGGAGGAGGTGCTGCGGCAGGCGAACGCCACGCCCTACGGACTGGCCGCGTATTGCTTTACGCGCGACCTGGGGCGGGCCTGGCGCATGGCCGAGGGTCTGGAGTACGGCATTGTCGGCATCAACGACCCTGTCCCCTCGACGGCCCAGGCGCCTTTCGGCGGTTACAAGCAGAGCGGCTTCGGGCGCGAAGGCGGCCCGACGGGCATCAATGAATATCTGGAAGAAAAGTACGTCTCGATGGTGATCTAG
- a CDS encoding DNA cytosine methyltransferase, with translation MSAPLTFYEFFAGGGLARIGLGPHWQCLFANDIDEKKASVYRRNFAGGAELVVDDVRRLNASMLPGHAMLAWASFPCQDLSLAGKGQGIHADRSGTFWAFWRLITDLAAEGRLVPLVALENVTGLLTADRGRSMQALSDALVEAGYRFGALIIDAAHFVPQSRPRLFLVAVHETWPLPNAITLAHPHPIWHPPVLVRSYQALSSRTRRAWIWWRLPAPDRSRPSLLSILEATPTGVSWHSPEETNRLLSLMAPRHLAKVHQVQASGLSTVGMVYRRTRVEQGKKTQRAEVRFDSVSGCLRTPAGGSSRQFVLLVEGERIRSRLLSVREAARLMGLPDTYELPERYNDGYHVMGDAVAPPAVAWLERHLLRPLALGDESVCVALGDVYVQQALTGLAFAESNHAGCLHTRRTQPGDGKGSWTGYEPGEDRSFADPPHGLPLSFAR, from the coding sequence ATGTCTGCGCCGTTAACGTTTTATGAGTTCTTCGCTGGCGGCGGCCTGGCTCGGATTGGCCTGGGGCCACATTGGCAATGTTTGTTCGCGAATGATATTGATGAGAAAAAAGCATCCGTCTACCGACGCAACTTTGCTGGCGGCGCTGAACTTGTAGTTGATGATGTTCGTCGCCTGAACGCGAGTATGTTGCCTGGTCATGCCATGCTCGCATGGGCGTCGTTTCCATGTCAGGACCTGTCCCTCGCCGGGAAAGGTCAGGGAATTCACGCCGATCGCAGCGGTACGTTCTGGGCCTTCTGGCGACTCATCACCGATCTTGCCGCCGAGGGGCGTCTGGTTCCCCTGGTGGCGCTGGAAAATGTGACCGGTCTGCTCACGGCTGATCGCGGGCGTTCGATGCAGGCGTTGAGCGATGCCCTGGTAGAAGCCGGATACCGATTCGGCGCGCTGATCATTGATGCCGCTCATTTCGTTCCCCAGTCTCGCCCGCGTCTCTTTCTTGTTGCCGTTCATGAAACATGGCCGCTCCCGAACGCCATCACGCTGGCGCATCCGCATCCTATCTGGCATCCCCCCGTCCTGGTGCGGTCGTATCAAGCCCTGTCATCCCGGACCCGCCGGGCATGGATCTGGTGGCGCTTGCCGGCGCCAGATCGATCGCGGCCATCACTGTTGTCAATCCTCGAAGCAACGCCGACCGGCGTATCCTGGCATAGCCCGGAGGAGACGAACCGGTTGCTGTCGTTGATGGCGCCGCGTCATCTGGCGAAGGTTCATCAGGTTCAAGCCAGCGGTTTGTCAACTGTTGGAATGGTCTATCGGCGCACCCGCGTTGAGCAAGGCAAAAAGACTCAGCGCGCCGAAGTGCGCTTTGACAGCGTTAGCGGGTGCCTGCGCACGCCTGCCGGCGGATCAAGCCGACAATTCGTGTTGCTCGTCGAGGGAGAACGCATTCGATCACGCCTCCTCTCAGTACGCGAAGCGGCGCGTCTCATGGGATTGCCAGATACGTATGAACTGCCGGAACGCTATAACGATGGCTATCACGTCATGGGCGACGCCGTCGCGCCCCCGGCCGTCGCCTGGTTGGAGCGCCACCTGCTTCGACCTCTGGCGCTTGGCGATGAGTCAGTATGTGTCGCGCTCGGAGACGTGTATGTCCAGCAAGCACTTACTGGCTTAGCATTCGCGGAGAGCAACCATGCCGGATGTCTTCACACCCGAAGAACGCAGCCGGGTGATGGCAAAGGTTCGTGGACAGGATACGAACCCGGAGAAGATCGTTCGTTCGCTGATCCACCGCATGGGTTACCGCTTTCGTTTGCACGTTAA
- the vsr gene encoding DNA mismatch endonuclease Vsr encodes MAKVRGQDTNPEKIVRSLIHRMGYRFRLHVKDLPGKPDIVLPRHRKVVFVHGCFWHQHPGCEHAARPGSNTEYWNKKLDRNVMRDREHLERLLYLGWKVLIVWECELKDLDQLVEKLRRFLSDE; translated from the coding sequence ATGGCAAAGGTTCGTGGACAGGATACGAACCCGGAGAAGATCGTTCGTTCGCTGATCCACCGCATGGGTTACCGCTTTCGTTTGCACGTTAAGGATTTGCCGGGCAAACCTGATATTGTCCTGCCAAGACATCGTAAAGTCGTATTTGTGCATGGTTGTTTCTGGCACCAGCATCCAGGGTGCGAGCATGCGGCGCGCCCAGGCAGCAATACTGAATACTGGAACAAAAAGCTCGATCGGAATGTGATGCGTGATCGAGAACATCTTGAGCGCCTTCTCTATCTGGGTTGGAAGGTGTTGATTGTCTGGGAATGCGAATTGAAAGATCTTGATCAGCTTGTCGAGAAATTGCGAAGATTTTTGTCTGATGAATGA
- a CDS encoding PfkB family carbohydrate kinase, with translation MNYDVVGVGVASLDFIGVMAGEPLFGAKQPLAGWLEMGGGPVATALATMARLGARVAMAGAVGDDGYGERILRDLRAWGVDPVGMHVRPGTSHIAFVLAEPGRDRRTVFFHHDPAVLTGIPLDRNLITSARALALDTHLTDAALQAARWMRAAGGLVMLDAERVREHTLELLPLCDLLVVSERFGREATGMEHPWEAARVLHSRYGRLALVTAGAEGSWCAHEGELFHTPAFEVEPVDTTGAGDVFHGAFLYALLAGDDVRRAARFASAAAALSCKGLGGRGNLPTLGEIEQLLAST, from the coding sequence ATGAACTACGATGTGGTTGGCGTCGGCGTAGCCTCGCTCGACTTCATCGGCGTGATGGCCGGCGAACCGCTCTTTGGCGCCAAGCAACCCCTGGCGGGCTGGCTCGAGATGGGTGGCGGCCCGGTTGCCACGGCGCTGGCGACCATGGCCCGCCTCGGCGCCCGCGTGGCCATGGCCGGCGCGGTGGGCGACGATGGCTACGGTGAACGTATTCTGCGCGACCTGCGCGCCTGGGGCGTCGATCCTGTCGGGATGCACGTGCGGCCTGGCACGTCGCATATCGCCTTTGTGCTGGCCGAGCCGGGGCGCGACCGGCGCACGGTCTTCTTCCATCACGACCCGGCGGTGCTGACCGGCATCCCCCTCGACCGCAACCTGATCACCTCGGCGCGGGCGCTGGCCCTCGATACGCATCTCACCGACGCGGCCCTCCAGGCTGCCCGCTGGATGCGCGCTGCCGGCGGCCTGGTGATGCTCGACGCCGAGCGGGTGCGCGAGCACACCCTGGAGTTGTTGCCTCTCTGCGACCTGCTGGTGGTCTCCGAGCGGTTCGGGCGCGAAGCCACCGGCATGGAGCACCCCTGGGAAGCCGCTCGCGTCCTCCACAGCCGCTACGGGCGCCTGGCCCTGGTCACGGCGGGCGCCGAGGGGAGCTGGTGCGCCCACGAAGGCGAACTGTTTCACACCCCGGCCTTCGAGGTTGAACCGGTTGACACCACCGGCGCCGGCGATGTGTTCCACGGCGCCTTTCTCTACGCCCTGCTCGCCGGCGACGACGTCCGTCGCGCGGCGCGCTTCGCCAGCGCCGCCGCTGCCCTGAGTTGCAAGGGCCTGGGCGGCCGGGGCAACCTTCCCACCCTCGGCGAGATCGAACAACTCCTCGCTTCGACCTGA